One Hordeum vulgare subsp. vulgare chromosome 4H, MorexV3_pseudomolecules_assembly, whole genome shotgun sequence DNA window includes the following coding sequences:
- the LOC123449619 gene encoding protein WHAT'S THIS FACTOR 1 homolog, chloroplastic has protein sequence MRAMCSRNCLAELLRRLGQVQPRCPSQLSPARSMTRGRSVNERSKKKRVNDLEVVIERCKVVSKVLAVVDALKVEEEHVTPLKRLEILRPQLGLAKPHKVAHFVHSSPQLFEVCRDSRGVMWAGLSPQAEALVEEEARLLEEHSPTAAEYVTRLLMMSVQRRLPVDKIAHFRRDMGLPHDFRTRWVHMFPELFRLITLEDGDYLQLVSWNTNWAVTEHEKNMAALAGNTDANSNASTPGELSLPFQMKFPPDFKSYYKFRGKAHHYVKTGNTEQFQKTTYLSPYAEAKGLTPGSHEFDKRAVAVMHEILSFTLEKRLVTDHLTHFRREFVMPQKLMRLLLKHYGIFYVSERGKRLSVFLTEAYDGTELIKKAPLVRWREKVLRLTGYRGKNKNIGKVHESSDSEDYLLGESSSVCSGSSSDDDDAANILHVESEDSDDFLDVGTLTDDGEMDDGDMDDAGMGFF, from the coding sequence ATGCGCGCCATGTGTTCGCGCAATTGCCTGGCCGAGCTGCTCCGGCGCCTTGGCCAGGTCCAGCCGCGCTGCCCCTCCCAGCTATCTCCCGCGCGCTCCATGACGCGCGGCCGGAGCGTGAACGAGCGGAGCAAGAAGAAGCGCGTGAACGACCTCGAGGTGGTGATCGAGCGCTGCAAGGTGGTCTCCAAGGTGCTCGCCGTGGTGGACGCGCTCAAGGTGGAGGAGGAGCACGTCACCCCTCTCAAGCGCCTCGAGATCCTGCGCCCGCAGCTCGGGCTCGCCAAGCCGCACAAGGTCGCCCACTTCGTGCACAGCTCGCCGCAGCTCTTCGAGGTCTGCCGCGACAGCCGCGGCGTCATGTGGGCCGGCCTCTCGCCGCAGGCTGAGGCGCTCGTCGAGGAGGAGGCACGCCTGCTGGAGGAGCACTCCCCCACTGCTGCAGAGTACGTGACGAGGCTGCTCATGATGTCGGTGCAACGGCGCCTGCCTGTTGACAAGATCGCACATTTCCGGCGTGACATGGGGCTTCCTCATGATTTTCGGACACGGTGGGTGCACATGTTCCCTGAGCTGTTTAGGTTGATCACACTGGAGGATGGCGACTACTTGCAACTTGTTTCCTGGAACACAAACTGGGCGGTCACTGAGCATGAGAAGAATATGGCAGCATTGGCCGGTAACACCGATGCCAATTCCAATGCTAGTACACCAGGCGAGCTCTCACTTCCATTCCAGATGAAGTTCCCACCAGATTTTAAAAGTTACTACAAATTTAGAGGAAAAGCTCATCACTACGTGAAAACCGGCAATACCGAGCAGTTTCAGAAGACAACCTACCTGTCCCCTTATGCAGAGGCAAAAGGTTTGACCCCTGGATCTCACGAGTTTGACAAGAGGGCAGTTGCGGTGATGCATGAGATACTGAGCTTCACATTGGAGAAGAGGCTGGTAACCGACCACCTCACGCATTTCCGTCGTGAGTTTGTTATGCCACAGAAGTTGATGAGGTTGCTACTGAAGCATTATGGTATTTTTTATGTGTCTGAGAGGGGGAAGAGACTGAGTGTGTTCTTGACAGAAGCATATGATGGGACCGAGTTGATTAAAAAGGCCCCGTTGGTAAGGTGGAGAGAGAAGGTTCTTCGACTTACTGGTTACAGAGGAAAAAACAAGAATATTGGAAAAGTTCATGAGTCGTCTGATTCTGAGGATTATTTGCTCGGTGAGAGCTCATCAGTATGTAGTGGTAGCAGCAGTGACGACGACGATGCTGCTAATATATTGCATGTCGAAAGTGAAGATTCAGATGATTTCCTGGATGTTGGCACTCTTACAGATGATGGTGAGATGGATGATGGTGACATGGATGATGCCGGGATGGGTTTCTTTTAG